A window of the Phaseolus vulgaris cultivar G19833 chromosome 5, P. vulgaris v2.0, whole genome shotgun sequence genome harbors these coding sequences:
- the LOC137835037 gene encoding uncharacterized protein: protein MASACVNNIAISPETTFLDLPPWLTPRGSEPEPDFEFPLDTPATMLPADQLFSDGKLVPLHLKTPTITTTVTAFQTLTLTNAATTTISPQTPKTPSYTAATAATDPYVFSPKAPRCSSRWKDLLGLKKLYPTTTLTKSSPCTTSKSLKNLLHRKTVSSSTNCENAPLLINSSDAESLSISSRLSLSSSSSSHDHDDLPRLSLDSEKSNPNPNMTSNLTLNLNQISIHRNPNPRIRLVKPRAGSFDSNKTVLDQPCRPGRSPIRRESETVGCRGVSVDSPRMNSSGKIVFQSLERSSSSPSTFNGGPRFKHRGMERSYSANVRVTPVLNVPVCSLRGSSKSGSVFGFRQLFSSPQKKETTGSMRGHHQSGRSNRN from the coding sequence ATGGCTTCCGCCTGCGTCAACAACATCGCAATCTCGCCGGAAACCACCTTCCTCGACCTCCCTCCCTGGCTCACGCCTCGCGGATCCGAACCCGAACCCGACTTCGAGTTCCCCCTCGATACCCCCGCTACCATGCTCCCCGCCGACCAGCTCTTCTCCGACGGAAAACTAGTCCCTCTCCACCTCAAAACCCccaccatcaccaccaccgtcaCCGCCTTccaaaccctaaccctaaccaACGCCGCAACAACCACCATCTCCCCTCAAACCCCCAAAACCCCTTCCTACACCGCCGCCACCGCCGCCACCGACCCCTATGTCTTCTCCCCCAAAGCCCCCCGCTGCTCCTCCCGCTGGAAAGACCTCCTTGGTCTTAAAAAACTCTACCCCACCACCACCCTTACCAAATCCTCCCCCTGCACCACTTCCAAATCTCTAAAAAACCTCCTTCACCGCAAAACGGTGTCGTCTTCTACCAACTGCGAAAATGCGCCACTCCTCATAAACTCATCCGACGCCGAATCCCTCTCCATCTCCTCTCGCCTCTCtctctcctcctcctcctccagcCACGACCACGACGACCTCCCTCGCCTCTCGCTAGATTCCGAAAAATCAAACCCTAACCCCAATATGACCTCAAACTTAACTCTTAACCTCAACCAGATCTCGATCCACCGAAACCCTAACCCTAGAATCCGATTAGTCAAACCCCGCGCCGGGTCCTTCGACTCCAACAAAACCGTTTTGGATCAGCCTTGCCGCCCTGGGAGGAGTCCGATCCGGAGAGAATCCGAAACGGTGGGTTGCAGGGGAGTTTCCGTGGACAGCCCTAGAATGAACTCTTCCGGGAAAATCGTGTTCCAGAGCTTGGAACGAAGCTCGAGTTCTCCTAGCACGTTCAACGGTGGGCCCCGCTTCAAGCACCGTGGCATGGAGCGCTCTTATTCTGCTAACGTCAGAGTAACGCCCGTTCTCAACGTCCCCGTCTGCTCCCTCCGTGGCTCGTCCAAATCCGGTTCGGTTTTCGGGTTCAGGCAACTGTTTTCTTCGCCGCAGAAGAAAGAAACTACGGGGAGTATGAGGGGGCACCACCAAAGTGGTAGGAGTAATCGGAATTGA
- the LOC137835038 gene encoding uncharacterized protein isoform X2, whose protein sequence is MEAQENDSLVVETEPSTSHAPGADDSLRQSSDVLARGLSSMLSAVITDFDCRAHQTLRSQDHLSSVLDRLTGELDQLLEDAPLPFIMQHAAKISSVRKRVSSLNSLLKSIQGRIDNIDRMISIEKNNH, encoded by the exons ATGGAAGCCCAGGAAAACGACAGCCTCGTCGTCGAGACGGAGCCTTCCACTTCCCACGCTCCCGGCGCCGACGATTCCCTCCGGCAGAGCTCCGACGTGTTGGCCAGAGGCTTGTCGTCCATGCTCTCTGCGGTGATTACCGATTTCGATTGCAGAGCTCACCAAACTCTCCGAAGCCAGGACCACCTCTCTTCCGTCCTCGATCGTCTCACCGGAG AACTTGATCAGTTGCTTGAAGATGCACCTTTGCCATTCATAATGCAGCATGCTGCCAAGATTTCTAGTGTTAGGAAAAGAGTTTCATCCCTGAATTCACTTCTAAAGTCCATACAAGGGCGGATTGATAATATAGATCGCATGATATCTATTG AGAAAAACAACCACTGA
- the LOC137835038 gene encoding uncharacterized protein isoform X1 encodes MEAQENDSLVVETEPSTSHAPGADDSLRQSSDVLARGLSSMLSAVITDFDCRAHQTLRSQDHLSSVLDRLTGELDQLLEDAPLPFIMQHAAKISSVRKRVSSLNSLLKSIQGRIDNIDRMISIGTTHEKNNH; translated from the exons ATGGAAGCCCAGGAAAACGACAGCCTCGTCGTCGAGACGGAGCCTTCCACTTCCCACGCTCCCGGCGCCGACGATTCCCTCCGGCAGAGCTCCGACGTGTTGGCCAGAGGCTTGTCGTCCATGCTCTCTGCGGTGATTACCGATTTCGATTGCAGAGCTCACCAAACTCTCCGAAGCCAGGACCACCTCTCTTCCGTCCTCGATCGTCTCACCGGAG AACTTGATCAGTTGCTTGAAGATGCACCTTTGCCATTCATAATGCAGCATGCTGCCAAGATTTCTAGTGTTAGGAAAAGAGTTTCATCCCTGAATTCACTTCTAAAGTCCATACAAGGGCGGATTGATAATATAGATCGCATGATATCTATTGGTACTACTCATG AGAAAAACAACCACTGA
- the LOC137836231 gene encoding SEED MATURATION PROTEIN 1, whose amino-acid sequence MAKSKEDIKYGTAQARLSEDEAVRVAYVNGTPLEGGKISDSQPVDMYANARNIAKSDTPAAKNNNNNNESQMQKRDTPEAGSAEFTRGS is encoded by the coding sequence ATGGCGAAGAGCAAAGAAGACATAAAGTATGGAACAGCACAGGCAAGGCTTTCAGAAGATGAAGCAGTGAGGGTGGCGTATGTTAATGGCACTCCCCTTGAAGGAGGAAAGATCTCTGACTCTCAACCAGTTGACATGTATGCAAATGCACGCAATATTGCAAAGAGTGACACACCAGCAgcaaagaataataataataataatgaatctCAGATGCAGAAACGTGACACACCAGAAGCAGGTTCTGCAGAATTCACCAGGGGCTCCTAG